One Salvia splendens isolate huo1 chromosome 1, SspV2, whole genome shotgun sequence genomic window, CAGTTGAAGAGATTTAACTGCCTTTGTCATCGACGACATTTGAGTGCTAATGTCCGCCAGTTGAGCCTCAATTGCGGTCACTCTTTCCGCATCCTTGGTAGCACCAAATGTATCTCCCGCTCTATCAGCCCCTCGCCTTGGATTGTGCCAATTCCGTTGATTGTTGGCCAGCCTTTGAAACAAAGCCCTCACCTCATCGTGAGTTAGATCATCTAGGTTCCCATTCGAACCTGCAGTCACCAATCCCGTGCCTTCACTGTTGAGTCCCttgtagaatttcaaaaggtcatgccccggagctagtCCGTGACTTGGGCATTTCCTTATCAATTCCGTGAATCTCTTCCATGCTTCCGCGAAGGACTCGTCATACTTTTGTCGGAAAGAggtgatctcctctctcaacttctcaatcttcatagGAGAATTGTATTCCAAGAGGAACAACGTCTTCAACTCTTGGAACGTTGCTATGTTGTAGCCCGGGATAGAGTCATACCAAGCTCTTGCTTTCTCCCTCAGAGAGAATGGGAATAAGACCCTCTTGATTAGATTGTGTTCCACATTCGGGGGTCTGTgagagttcgtcaactcgtagaAGGCATTGAGGTGGCTCACCGGGTCCTCATCATCCCGTCCATGGAAAAGATTCCCCCCATTCACCAAACTAATAtagtgaggtggaatgttgatgttgttgttcgcATAAGCAAACTCTCCGGGGTACTCAATTCCCGATCTCAGTGTATCGCCAAACCTCACAACAGGTGGTGGTATCTCATTGTTATCTGCCATCTCACTTTCTGATTCTGAATCTCTTTCTGTACTCGGCTCGCTGAACAAGTTGCCTCTGATTGGACTCGGATAGTCCGGGAAGATTTCAGTAGGCGATCCTCTAACtcttcttctttgataacagagcaacccaaacggtggtgtaccctgtgatcgcgtgtgcattcactttttttatttttatttttacctacacaacagaaaatacaccaagcacaagcacaatATAATTCCtattaccgaaagcgagacctctcgacaacttcggggtaagtactataaaaagtgtGTGCTAGAGTGCGAACAAAACTacctaaaactaaactaagagttagctaaatattacctaaaataatacactccttcgtcttcaagtccggacgtggtagatggctatcacacCGTAGAACACGAACAAGGTACCtaaaaaactcaaaaagaaaaatcaaacaaaataaaaacaaacaaaaactatAAGCTAAATAATCGAttgccttccccggcaacggcgccaaaacttgatgtggaTAATACTGGTTTGTAAAACAAATCAATTTCGCACgcaagttcaatttaattacccaaatattatcactaactgcaagaatacagcttcgtgtgtagtattttaggtgtcgatccacagggaagggaaTGATTATTAAAACTCAACGCTAAACAAAGCATAAAAAGGTTcgatttttggttttgatgaTTAATGACACTAAGTTAACAAACTAACTACGCAAGGATTTTAAACACGAGAAAAAcaggtcactccaagttgctccttAGACTCGAATCATTCTACACATTTATCACACACAAATTTGGGATTAacttatcaacctaatcgcgtgcactgaacatgtctacgacgtatagttcacagtcagctgaacacttgttccatgaaccaactttcaacgacatttaattcctgcagatgcgcgggaacgaacgtcgtctactataatcacttacctaatccactatcaatttatcccctgaacagttctaattTGATAGCAAACAATTGATTAATCCATCCAtgtctatgttaaagagacaataaacAAGGATTAGATATCTATCACAAAAGATGCCTCTAAAGTAATAGAATTACGCATTAAACACAATCAATGATATCAAACATGAGTTCAAAAGTGTAGAAGCATTCTAACGAGTCTAAttcacaacttggagcaacaaatgAGCCTAGCCTTGATACATGATAAATTCAATGATTAAAACCGTAGAAGGCATGCTCTTTCGGAGTAGAATTGGATGGCGGAGTCGGATCGTCGGAGTGTCGGGTAGATTTTCctccttctcttctcttcttccttcttctccgTTCTGTCCCCCTCCTTCTCTGTAAATtcctttctatttttatttcccCCAGCAAAACTGCCGAGAAAACTGCTGAAATGCAGTTGAACcaccaaacgcccgaccgggcgaaattagaagggataatcgcccgaccgggcgaaaggcttCTGGAGGTATCGtggggaaacgcccgaccgggcattttgtGTCGTcaataatcgcccgaccgggcgaactttctggaatcctcatgcgtaacgcccgaccgggcgaacttagAAGGAccaatcgcccgaccgggcgatatgCTTCTGCATGGCTTCGCGGGagacgcccgaccgggcgtttagttgaaatcagaacgcccgaccgggcgaactttctggactccgcatgcacaaaatggaaacgcccgatcgggcgtttagcaacatcaaaacgcccgaccgggcgaactctctggaatctcagctatgcatttccgacgaacttccggcttctaacacccgaaactacactcaaagcacgacttggtgagttataattaacatgaaatccggggtaaagaataggaaataagcttcgcatcaatctacatacgttagcattgagcatcggacattgagtatctactactttgacttaccaaaggtgcgggtttttcgtcacccaacaatccaggtatattgggtagtggtgatcaatatctagcggtgctagaattgctattatgttgaatcgtgtacgaggtgagtctcgtttgataatgtcctcaagaggagcttgaacaaggttttattattcggaaactggccagttgaagttttattactctatgaataataaataagtgtttcttgctaagtccactcttggaattaataagatgttaattaattaagtccatagcagactttaattaattggtggacatttatatcttaagcgcgagaaataaataataaacaaaatggaaacccagattacttgtaatttcggatttggatggggagttcaatattacttctgcagtggctgctcgtaatatttcaatataagcttgtattaaattgtgggttcaatttaattagtaaaaagctaattgggggagcccatatccaaaaccttccatagatccctgactgggcccaatatgtaactattataaataggagaataaaggagacagaaaattaattgatttcacaatgaaattttcgtccccctttATTTTGGGAGGAgctcgaaaattctctctcttcctccgtgTGAAAGTTCCGTCTtgtttattcaagtcctagtgttttgataagatcagcccaccctgatgtcgagatacagttcgggacactagtcagaagatctatggtctagtattgaagatcatcgtggagaaggcgcgagcaatcgacaattctttggagaatcaaatcggtaactctaaaccgtagaattcatgtttaggatttatattctatgagcatgaattatttgcgttctagcatgcaattctatgttaacatgtgaatagattaatctcataatctgtcaaatagatcctacgtctgatttatttgttttatacaagtcttccgctgtgcaaggggcaccaaaacCCCAAAAGGCGCAGCACCTCCCTATAGTGTCTGACACTTGAGGCGCGACCCTCGAAGGCGGACAACACCCGCCCGACTAGTCGGCCTGCCCACGGCGTGGTGTGGAGAGGTGCGGCGGTGCCCGCGGCTGGCTATAGCGGAGCCGGGAGCCGCAGCGCCCGCCCACTTCtggattttttttcatttttttgattTATTGCCTATAAATAAAACCCCATtcccctcattattttcactCCATTCCAACTCTCTATTCCAAAATTCTCTCTCTAAGTTTTTCTCAATACCACATCCAAAAAATGGATGATTTGTGGAATGAAGCGTGGGATTCTCTGTATCAAGAGGTGCAGGCGTAAGCGGACGAGGACGCGGCGCGGGAGGCAACGACAGCAGTCCGTTGTGCGATTCATCATCGGCGTACAATCCCACAGGACCATGTCGGAGCGCACGAACGGCTGATGGTAGACTACTTTGgcgataacccccgttatccaccagagattttccgtcggcgtttcagaatgtcgcaatCGCTCTTCACCCATATAGCGACGTCACTGGCTCAGCGGTacaggtgcttcaccctccgacGTGATTGTACCGGCCATATCGTTCAGTCTACTTTGCAGAAATGCACCactgcaattaggcagcttgcctatgccggcCCCGCTGATATGTTctacgaatacctacagatgggtgagacgactagcctacATGTGCTCCGGCAGTTTTGTAAGTGCATCCGGGAAATCTTCGGTCCGGAGTCTTTACGGAAGCCAACCTTCGAAGAATGCCAGAGACTGCTAGATATGCACGGCACGGTGCACAGTTTCCCAGGGATGATGGGCatcatcgattgcatgcactgggaaTGGAGAAACTAgccggtggcgtggaaaggtCTGTTCTCTACTGGATTCAACGGCAGACATCCCTCGATGATCCTGGaagccgttgccgactaccgtttgcggatctggcatgcgtatttcggtgttgcaggttcaaacaacgacatcaacgttctggagtcatcgcctctcttcaatgatgagtgcctgggggagggtccagaaattAGATTCGTGGCCAACGACACGGAGTACAACATGGGATagtatttggcagatgggatataccctcgttgGCCCGTATTTGTCAAGACAGTTAGGCAACCAATTGGACAGAAGAAAGGCTATTTTGTGCGAAAATAAGAggctgctaggaaggatgttgagcgagcttttggtgtgctccaagcgcggtgggctatTTTACGGTGCCCGGCACGAATTTgacacgaagatgatgtcgcgaatatcatgtatgcatgtatcatattacACAATACGATAATAGAAAATGAAGGATTTGCTGCTGAGCGTtgggcaccggaagatggtgctagttcaagtcacggtgttgcctccgcgctgatacagatgggtgtacctcgtagtaatgaatatctgctccaacgtttcactgatatgcgcaggGGCACAATACATAACCAACTCcatgccgatttgattgaagaggtCTAGGCACGTAGGGAAGGGGGCAAAGTGTGAAGAAATTGTGTGATGTcgaaaattttcgttgtataattttccccttCATgtaatacaacgaaaatttagtataatatttttatttattaatttagtagttatttctaattattttcagtccaataattttaattatagttgaattaaaatatataatcaattaaaacaaaaaaaaagtgtaaaaaaaaGTGTCTACTATTGATGTggacacttttttttttgtggctgtGGACAAATAAATGTGACTTTGGATGAATAAAAGTGGCTTGTCCACCCATGTGTACTTCTTATCGTGGATACTCTTGGGGTATCCACTATAATGctggcgcggctatagccccggCGGGGGCGACGGCTgggcggtctatagtggggAGAACGTCCGCCTCGAGGCGGACGAAATTTCCGGGGCGGACGGTCATCAGGCGAGAGatgtgcgaggacgcgccggtgcCTCCCCCGTGGGGCGATAGGCGCGCCTACCTATAGCGGGGCGGTGCCAGGCGCGCCGGTCCGGGGCAGAcgttcattttaattttttttaaattcaatttaatttacctataaatacactccattcctttcattattttcacaccattccaccTCTTCATCActcatactttctctcactagaatttgtggactgaaatggacgatttgtggaacgacgcgtggaattctctgattcaagaggtgcagtACGAGGCCGAGGAGGAGAAAGGGCGCGCGCAACAGAAGTGGCGGAGGGCGCGATCCCTCGTGCAATTAATTTTATAGTCGTTTTTTataattacgtatagtccgataattttaattataattaaattaaaataaacgaaaaaaaatCGGGGCTATTGAAAGTATacgcctatagtggcggaaaccttttttttttgcgcgaacaaaaaaattggggctgtggacaagaAATGaacggggctattggggacGTCCTACAGTGGATACTCTTAGATTATGATACTTAAATTTTTCCAATTGGCCTGGCCAACTATCCAACACATAGTACACGTGTTAGCATCAGAGGGTCAATTTGGTCATTTAGGTCGACTGCCATTCTGATTtgataagtactccctccgtcccgcactacttgcaattatttcctttctgggcgtcccaagttatttgcactctttccatttttagtaacaatttatgtctacagccgtaattgttgactttgtctatcactcataccttaatctccgtgcccaaaaggaaatgtgcgaatagtgcgggacggagggagtattattgagAAGTAAGAAAATGCACCATTGTACCACTGCTTTCCATTTCTCTCTAATCAGTAATCACCAATTCTCAGACTATCCAATCTCTGTAGATTTTCTTCGCTCCTCCTGCTCCAGTTAAGGTACTCGCCGATTCCTAAATCATTCGATTCCTTTGTTGATCGAATCGTTGTTTTTTCTCAGTACGCTCTGCTCGTGGTTATTAGGTCTCAGATTGCTCTACTGTATTATTGCATTCAATTTTGTTTTCGTAATTTGCTTTTTTATTAGATTGAAATCGGTGCTTTCGTGGCCGAGATTGTTGGAGAATTCCCGAGATATTTCGGTGTTTGCTGATTTTGCAGTTGAATTGATTGTGTATCTCAACTCGATTTAGTCTGGAATCACTCGATTTTCATCTTTCGCGATTTATTTGTGCTCTATTTACTTGGTAATAGTATCTTGTTAGATGAATTGGTCGGTAGGCGAATCGAGGGCCTGGATCCGAGCCACATCGTGGTTGTAGTTTTTGGCCTTTTTCTCTCTAAATTTTGAATGCTGTAGAACTGGAGGAAATTCAATGTATATTTATCAAATAGAGATTGTAACAAAAATTACTGAGTGCTGTGTTGCCAATCACATGCTATCTATGTTTTTCACTTTTCCAGCATTTCTGAATCATATTAATAACAGGTTTCCTATCTTCAGTTCATTAAAGCTCTCTTTGGATGTTTTGGATAATCCGGTTACACTTCTAATCATAGGCTTCCTTCACTCCTTGGGAAATAATCAATTGCTTCATAGTCTTAACTTTAGTAGTATTGCACAATCTTCTTTATTTGTTTGTGTGGAGAAAAGAGCTAAGGCTATGTAAATTTATGAAGAATCCTGAGTTAAATTGATTGATTCGTCCAAGTGTCAACAATTAGGGTAATGCACAATACTTCTACGAGCTAAAGAGTTGGTTTGATGTTTCAGGTGTCAAGAAAGAACAGGTAGTAATAGAAAGAGGTGTTGATACATAGGTACATCTCTAAGGCTGTAATTGTGCTCATATGACCTGGCATGCTTCTTGTTAGGTGTTTAATGCGTAATCCATTTGTATTTCTGTTTCAGTTGTAAAAGTTGACAGGATGTCCGGACAGACTCAGCGCTTGAATGTTGTTCCAACTGTGACAATGCTTGGTGTAATGAAAGCTCGGCTGGTTGGGGCCACGAGAGGCCATGCATTGCTCAAGAAGAAGAGTGATGCTCTAACTGTTCAATTTCGGCAGATCCTCAAGAAAATCGTTTCCACAAAGGAATCCATGGGGGATGTTATGAAAACTTCCTCATTTGCCCTTACAGAAGCCAAATATGTTGCTGGTGATAACATCAAGCACTGTATTCGCGAAAATGTGAAAACTGCATCGCTCAAGGTTAGATCACATCAGGAAAATATTGCTGGTGTGAAACTCCCTAAATTTGAATACTTCACGGATGGAGAGATTAAGAATGACTTGACTGGTCTGGCGAGAGGAGGCCAGCAGGTCCAAGCATGCCGCGCAGCATATGTGAAATCTATTGAGCTGCTTGTCGAACTTGCTAGTCTCCAGACATCATTCTTGACCCTAGATGAGGCAATCAAGACCACAAACCGGAGGGTCAATGCGCTGGAGAATGTCGTGAAGCCACGCATAGAAAACACAATAAGTTACATCAAAGGAGAGTTGGACGAACTGGAAAGGGAGGATTTCTTTAGGCTGAAAAAGATTCAAGGTTACAAGAGGAGAGAGGTTGAGAAGCAGCGTGAATTGGCCAAGGCGTATGCTGAGGAGAAGGTTGCTGAAGAAATGTCGTTGCAGAAAGGTATCTCTCTTACTTCTGCCCATGACATGCTATCCCAGACCAACAAAGATGAGGACATAATCTTTTAAAATGCgttttagtttgattttgtACAATTATGTTGTGATCCTGCAAGATTTCTGCCTTATGTAGTTATTATTTGGTGAAGAGCTTATTCCCGGAATAAGAGTCTTATGTATGTGTTGTATTTATTCGTCAACCTGTTGACAATGTCGACTTTTGTTGGTAAGAACATCTGCTCATCTATCTTTGTTCAACTGTTGCATTTCATAGCTTGATGATGTAAGTGAATAATCTATTCATGCATAGATTCTAaagttaaaatattatttaatctatttttcattttttctgctAGCGAGCATTATTGATTCTTCAGTAACGAGACATCGTTATGTCACCAAATGAAATTTCTATATCGTCTCCAATTTCCATAGTTGTACGATTTGTATAGTAGAATTCTATCTCTAGATGAGTTATCTAACCAATCAAACATGCTTGTCGTATATCGTCTCCATTCCAATAACAGCTCTACTCTTTGGTAAATGCAATAGTAAATTTAGGACCATGGTCTCGGACTTCAGATCTTTGGCCAGCCTGAGTAAACCCTCTATCTATGACTCCacgtttatcatttttttattaaataatcatggattattttataattttttgacAATTATATTATTTGTAGTAGGGGAAGGAAGCGAATTGAAAAGTTATAATAACGCTCTTCTCACACACAAATGAAAACAATATGCAATTAATATCGGTAAATATTCTTCattattatcataattttttGCTGCGAAGCTCAAATAATATTATCTTGGTAGATTCATAGATCTTGAACGAGGACTCCCCGTCGTCAATCTCATGGaagcaaaaaaaagaaaaactaaatcCCAAACATCAATCATTGATCATTCTCCTAATTATGGATTGACACTCCTTCGAAAGTAAATATCACACTTTTCTTATTTACATGTCCCACAAAAAATGTCTATCTTTTAtctttttagaaaaagttctttcttacatggagtactattttctcTATTcacttaatacacaaaataacgTCTCCTAAAATTTTGTGTGATTACCCAAATATGACATTTATTATATGACGGAGGGCGTTTGTAATTCCTCTTCTTCTCAACACAAATTCATTCTCACCGATCCAAAAGTACAAACGAACCCTAGCTCTAAGGAAATCAAATGAAGATTCCAAAGATAGGATAGACAGATAGGACATTAAGAGGCATAACAATTTGTAATCTAATACCATTTGAAGAATGGAGAATGAAAATGTAGAAGAATTATGAAGAAACTGCCATGGGCATAGAAGCATCAACAAATAGAATTAAAGAAGAACGAGAATTTTCATTAATGACTATATTTTGAAAGAGTTAATTGCATAATACAAAGAAAAGCCTTATATATAGGCACAAAATACCATCCCCTAATCTAATTCCTAATTACTTCCCCCGACAGCTATTATGAGTCTTGTTTATCATTTTAGTCTGTCTACCATTAGGAGTATGGTTaactttttactataaatggtgagtagaactcacattccactaacttatctcactcacattttattataacacTAATACTCCCTTAATCTATtctaagtggagcatttctaATTTGGCACATAATTTTATGTAGCgttgttttgtgagtaaagaagaaaggaaaatagTAGAGAAAGTgatgtttctatatttagaaatgtgTAAAATGAGAtatcccaaaaagaaaaatgtgtcacttagaaTGGGATGATGAGAGTATATAAAAacgggtctcacattccactatattttttcatccactttcatttatattttttaaaattcgtgccaaactcaaatgagactcctaatatcgaacaaatggagtatatttttattttcgacTTCAATAACTCGTATCAAAACTGTATATCACATGTTGTTGGTGGATTTGATTGAAGATTTACTAGGGTTTTTTACAGAttgagaaattaaaatttagaaatgaGAAAAACATCTCTGTTGTTTCAAAAGAGTGTAAATAAGTTTGATTTCTTTTATATTTGGAGCGTGGATATGTCAATATGGTGTTCACGTCGCACATCAACTctaatttcgaattttttttgtattgcACTAGAAATCAAAATTGTTTTGTACTACTATTATAACTTTTTGTTGCAAATTACCCTTCCATCTGCGTATGAGTCCAGTTTCAATACGAGTttcaagaaatgttaagaaaaatgagtggGAAAAAGTCAGTGGAGTATATATCCtacttatatactccctccgtccctaaagagtGAACATTttgttcggcacgagttttaatgcataattgaaaaagtaagagagatataggaagaaaaagtttttaaagtattgttagtggagaatgagtcccacctcattagagagaaaaaagtttctaaaattagaaagtttatatttttcagagacggactaaaaaggaaatagttcatatttttccggtacggaggaagtattaattttaaatgatatgtgagtggaatgagttagtggaatgtgaagcTTCTTTACTATCTACTCCCCCGTCCCtgaagagtatgcactatttcctttttcgtttttccccaaagagtatgaacattccaattttggaaactctcttcgctctaatgaggtgagactcattctccactaacaatacttaaaaaactttctctatctatttcgctcttactttaccaataatgcattaaaacccgtgacgaacccaaagttcatactctttggggacagagagagtataataattatgaaccgagactcctattcgttgacggaccaaaatggaaaaatgagactactttttgtggatggagggagtagattAAATAAATGCGAAACAACAACATTGTATTGCTCTATGTGGATGAGGGTTTGATAGTACTCCATTCGTCCATCAAATATTGTTCATATTTGTCATTTCAGCCAATCCATAAAATATTATCcatcttgttttttttaaattttggtaaGTGAACTTCacttttcactaactcattacacccACATTTTACTAACTTATTTAAATCTCTTTTTTCACGTTTTTTAAAATTCAGAATGAGTCAAATATGAACAACATTTGGTGGACGAAAGGagtaacaattaaatattttagttttggtaaatggactttactttccactaactcattacactcacatttcattatctTAATCAACTttcttttttcatatattttttaaaattcacgCTGAGTCAAATATGGACAATATTTGATGGATATAaggaataataattaaattttccaATTAACCAGGCCAACTAACCAACACATAATACTCGTGTTTGCATCGGCATAGGGTTAATTTGGTCAATTGAGTATACCGCTATTCTAATTAGTCTTGAATTAGAAAATAAACATGCTTATTGCAAATATTATTCCACTCCTTTCCATCTCTCTCTAATCACCAATTCTCTGGATTTCCAATATTCATCTCTGCAGATTTTCTTCGCTCCTCCTTCTCCAATTAAGGTACTCGCCAATCTCTGAATCATTCGATTCCCTTGTTGATCGAATCCATGTTTTTTCTTTGTACGCTGCTCGTGATTATTAGGTCTCAGATCCTTCGCTCTACTGTATTATTATCGCATTCAATTTTGTTTCCGTAATTTGCTTTTACTGGATTCACGTTGGTGCTTTTGTGGCCGAGATTGTTGGAGAATCCCCGAGATATTTCGTTTTTTGCTGATTTGATATACGTCGAGGGTTGTGCTTAAACTGATGGTGGATCTCAACTCGGTTTAGTCTGGAATCACTCGATTTTTACAGTTTGATTGTGTCTTATTAGATGTAATTGATTGGTAGACGAATCGATTGGCCTTTTCTCT contains:
- the LOC121797964 gene encoding V-type proton ATPase subunit D-like, translated to MSGQTQRLNVVPTVTMLGVMKARLVGATRGHALLKKKSDALTVQFRQILKKIVSTKESMGDVMKTSSFALTEAKYVAGDNIKHCIRENVKTASLKVRSHQENIAGVKLPKFEYFTDGEIKNDLTGLARGGQQVQACRAAYVKSIELLVELASLQTSFLTLDEAIKTTNRRVNALENVVKPRIENTISYIKGELDELEREDFFRLKKIQGYKRREVEKQRELAKAYAEEKVAEEMSLQKGISLTSAHDMLSQTNKDEDIIF